A window of the Polaribacter batillariae genome harbors these coding sequences:
- a CDS encoding isoamylase early set domain-containing protein — protein MAIKKQFLKSKPVCKVTFTVPAEDANNVAVVGSFNEWNAAATPLKKLKNGSFKGTVDLESDNSYEFRYLVDGKYVNEQEADAFAWNDYAGTENSVIKL, from the coding sequence ATGGCAATTAAAAAACAATTTTTAAAAAGCAAACCAGTTTGTAAAGTAACTTTTACGGTACCAGCTGAAGATGCTAATAATGTAGCAGTAGTTGGTAGTTTTAACGAATGGAACGCAGCTGCTACTCCATTAAAAAAATTAAAAAATGGTTCTTTTAAAGGAACTGTTGATTTGGAATCGGACAATTCTTACGAGTTTAGATATTTAGTAGATGGCAAATACGTTAACGAACAAGAAGCAGATGCTTTTGCTTGGAACGATTATGCTGGTACTGAAAACAGTGTTATAAAATTATAA
- a CDS encoding dihydrofolate reductase has protein sequence MITIIAAIAKNNALGKNNDLIWHLPADLKRFKKVTTGHHILMGRNTFESIGKPLPNRTTIIITRNNNYFKDGCLIANSIENAIDLAKEDAEIYIIGGAQIYKEAMANNLADQLDITLVHHEFEADVYFPEINPKIWKEVSREDFKADEKNKYDYSFVSYRKK, from the coding sequence ATGATTACAATTATAGCTGCCATCGCTAAAAATAATGCCTTAGGAAAAAACAACGATTTAATTTGGCATTTGCCTGCAGATTTAAAAAGATTTAAAAAAGTAACTACTGGGCACCATATTTTAATGGGTAGAAATACTTTCGAATCTATTGGAAAACCACTACCCAATCGAACTACAATTATTATTACAAGAAATAATAATTATTTTAAAGATGGCTGTCTTATTGCCAATAGTATTGAAAATGCCATTGATTTGGCAAAAGAAGATGCCGAAATTTATATTATTGGAGGTGCACAAATTTACAAAGAAGCAATGGCAAATAACTTGGCTGACCAATTAGATATTACTTTGGTGCATCACGAATTTGAAGCGGATGTTTATTTTCCGGAAATAAATCCTAAAATTTGGAAAGAAGTTTCGAGAGAAGATTTTAAAGCAGACGAAAAAAACAAATATGATTATAGCTTTGTAAGCTATCGAAAAAAATAA
- a CDS encoding DUF6146 family protein — protein MKVLKYILLFTTISIFFWACGASPIKNQNTEEKEQPVVIANDSLEYEIIIIDPGFTAFLYSIAQPEGFYSQEYLEARNRVWVNTWNIRAQNPTQFNNNIYENVIDYQPNIDYGYEVNYKLFNYFLFAQRKYKMSLGGGFRSNRIN, from the coding sequence ATGAAAGTTTTAAAATACATTTTATTGTTTACTACAATTTCTATCTTTTTTTGGGCCTGTGGTGCTTCACCAATAAAAAACCAAAATACAGAAGAAAAAGAACAACCCGTTGTTATTGCTAATGATAGTCTAGAATACGAAATTATAATTATAGACCCTGGTTTTACTGCGTTTTTATACTCTATTGCACAACCAGAAGGTTTTTATTCTCAAGAATATTTAGAAGCAAGAAATAGAGTTTGGGTAAATACGTGGAATATTAGAGCTCAAAATCCAACACAATTTAACAATAATATTTACGAAAATGTAATCGATTATCAACCAAATATAGATTATGGTTACGAAGTAAATTACAAACTCTTTAACTATTTTTTATTTGCACAAAGAAAATATAAAATGAGTTTAGGTGGTGGTTTTCGGTCTAATAGGATTAATTAA
- a CDS encoding DNA-3-methyladenine glycosylase I, which translates to MKKRCFWVTDSKLYKDYHDKEWGTPVFDDATLFEFLILETFQAGLSWITILNKRENFRKAFDNFDYKKIAKYPESKYQSLLQDAGIIRNKLKIRSAITNAKLFIEVQKEFGSFSKFIWSYVDGNPIVNTFHKREEVPATTPLSDKISKDLKKRGFKFVGSTVIYAYMQAVGMVNDHTTDCFKYPKC; encoded by the coding sequence ATGAAAAAAAGATGTTTTTGGGTTACAGATAGCAAATTATATAAAGATTACCATGATAAAGAATGGGGAACACCTGTTTTTGATGATGCAACTTTATTTGAGTTTTTAATCTTAGAGACTTTTCAAGCGGGTTTAAGTTGGATTACCATTTTAAACAAAAGAGAAAATTTTAGAAAAGCGTTTGATAATTTCGACTACAAAAAAATTGCAAAATATCCAGAAAGTAAATACCAATCTCTTCTACAAGATGCAGGAATCATTAGAAATAAATTAAAAATAAGAAGCGCAATTACAAATGCAAAACTGTTTATAGAGGTCCAAAAAGAGTTTGGCTCTTTTTCTAAATTTATTTGGAGTTATGTAGATGGAAACCCCATTGTAAATACATTTCATAAAAGAGAAGAAGTTCCTGCAACTACACCATTGTCTGATAAAATTTCGAAAGACTTAAAAAAAAGAGGTTTTAAATTTGTTGGTTCTACAGTTATCTATGCATACATGCAAGCAGTTGGAATGGTAAACGATCACACAACAGATTGTTTTAAATATCCTAAATGTTAA
- a CDS encoding SDR family NAD(P)-dependent oxidoreductase, protein MKNAIVFGATSGIGKTLTQLLVKDGYRVAITGRRLEKLMELKNQFPDKILVKQNDIQEVDTVEKVFNEIVAEFKTIDLVVQSSGVAYINPKLEWTMEAQSINTNVLGVTKLYVLAYNLFRKQQFGHLVGISSIASIRGNRSAPVYFASKAYQKAYLESLYIKTKTIKSNKVFITDIRPGFVDTAMALGENLFWLVPLEKASNQIYKAIQKKKRVAYVSKRWRLVAWVLKVAPAWLLKKML, encoded by the coding sequence ATGAAGAACGCCATTGTTTTTGGAGCAACTTCTGGAATAGGAAAAACATTAACTCAGCTTTTGGTAAAAGATGGTTATAGAGTGGCCATTACAGGAAGAAGATTAGAGAAATTGATGGAGCTAAAAAATCAATTTCCTGATAAAATTTTGGTAAAACAAAACGATATTCAAGAAGTAGATACTGTAGAAAAGGTTTTTAACGAAATTGTTGCCGAATTTAAAACCATAGATTTGGTGGTGCAGTCTTCTGGAGTGGCATACATAAACCCAAAATTAGAATGGACCATGGAAGCACAAAGCATTAATACCAATGTTTTGGGTGTTACAAAATTGTATGTTTTGGCGTACAATTTATTTAGAAAACAACAATTTGGGCATTTGGTCGGAATTTCTTCCATAGCTTCTATAAGAGGAAATCGTTCTGCACCAGTTTATTTTGCCTCCAAAGCTTATCAAAAAGCTTATTTAGAAAGTTTGTATATTAAAACAAAAACCATAAAATCTAACAAAGTTTTTATTACAGACATTAGACCTGGTTTTGTAGATACAGCCATGGCTTTAGGCGAAAACCTTTTTTGGTTGGTTCCGTTAGAAAAAGCAAGCAACCAAATTTATAAGGCTATTCAAAAGAAAAAGCGAGTTGCTTACGTTTCTAAACGTTGGAGATTGGTGGCTTGGGTGTTAAAAGTTGCGCCTGCTTGGTTGTTAAAGAAAATGTTGTAA
- a CDS encoding nucleoside triphosphate pyrophosphohydrolase family protein: MKKRIASVTEFHTAFNLNMNSKPIANIGEDRNKLRYHLMKEENEEYLEAAQNNDLVEVADALGDMLYILCGTIIEHGMQDKIEEVFNEIQRSNMSKLGEDGKPIYREDGKVLKGPNYFKPNIKEILER, encoded by the coding sequence ATGAAGAAAAGAATCGCGTCCGTAACTGAATTTCACACTGCTTTTAATTTGAATATGAATAGCAAACCCATAGCAAATATTGGCGAAGATAGAAATAAGTTGCGCTATCATTTAATGAAAGAAGAAAACGAAGAATATTTAGAAGCCGCCCAAAATAACGATTTAGTAGAAGTTGCAGATGCCTTAGGAGATATGTTGTATATTTTATGTGGTACCATTATAGAACATGGAATGCAAGATAAAATTGAAGAAGTTTTTAATGAAATACAACGAAGTAACATGAGTAAATTAGGCGAAGATGGCAAGCCGATTTACAGAGAGGATGGTAAAGTTTTAAAAGGTCCAAATTACTTTAAACCAAATATTAAAGAGATTTTAGAGCGGTAG
- a CDS encoding zinc-dependent metalloprotease — MIKKILTPFLLVLFVFGFSTETNAQFWKKKKKDAPKTAQKPKPKPKKGDIQPYGKVVTKEHKTDDGLFKVHTKDQTYLFEIPDSLLRREMLMVTRIAKTANGIGFGGGKTNTQVLRWEKKNKNILLRIVSHNVVADTILPVHEAVVNSNFEPILFSFPIKAFSKDSTATVIDATKLFTSDIKPLGLPGTLRKSMQVSRLDNSRSYIERVSSYPRNIEIRHVKTYFANKPPSNAALGSITLEMSNSMVLLPKVPMKRRYFDERVGWFTRGQIDYGLKAQKSKSVTFLDRWRLEVKDEDIEKFKRGELVEPKKQIVYYVDRATPKEWVPYIKQGINDWQVAFEAAGFKNAIIAKDPPSKEEDPDWSPEDVRYSVVRYLASPIPNANGPHVSDPRSGEILESDINWYHNVMSLLHNWFFIQTAAINPDARNKEFKTEVMGRLIRFVSAHEVGHTLGLPHNMGSSVAYPVDSLRSATFTQKYGTAPSIMDYARFNYIAQPEDKGVALMPNIGVYDKYAIAWGYKPILNKSAEEEKEILDSWILKHAGDPMYRFGHQQATGVVDPSSQTEDLGDDAVKASMYGIKNLKRILPKLEEWTSEKGENYEELSTMYGQLLGQFSRYMGHVSANIGGVYEYYKTSNQEGAVYTHVPKAKQKEALQFVINELFKTPEWMLDENIFSKTEFSGSVERVRSLQARTLNNILDAGRMARMIENETLNGSSKAYTLVNMMSDLRKGVWSEIYSGRSIDTYRRNLQRAHLDRLNYLLNEAKNQRGINRGYFKISGITINQSDVRPVVRGELKRLQRDAKAASNRGNTLTRYHLQDVVDRIKTILNPK, encoded by the coding sequence ATGATAAAAAAAATACTAACCCCTTTTCTTCTGGTTCTTTTTGTTTTCGGTTTTTCTACTGAAACGAATGCTCAATTTTGGAAGAAGAAAAAAAAAGACGCTCCAAAAACAGCTCAAAAACCGAAGCCAAAACCTAAAAAAGGCGATATTCAGCCCTATGGAAAAGTGGTTACAAAAGAGCACAAAACAGACGATGGTTTGTTTAAAGTACACACCAAAGACCAAACTTATTTATTTGAAATCCCAGATTCTCTCTTAAGAAGAGAAATGTTAATGGTTACAAGAATCGCAAAAACTGCCAATGGAATTGGTTTTGGTGGTGGAAAAACAAATACACAAGTGTTACGTTGGGAGAAAAAAAATAAAAATATTTTATTAAGAATTGTTTCCCATAACGTTGTTGCAGATACTATTTTACCTGTACATGAAGCCGTTGTAAACTCGAACTTCGAGCCAATTTTATTTTCTTTTCCTATCAAAGCGTTTAGTAAAGATTCTACAGCAACAGTTATAGACGCAACAAAACTTTTTACTTCAGACATTAAACCCCTAGGCCTTCCTGGAACTTTAAGAAAAAGCATGCAGGTTAGCCGTTTAGACAATTCTAGGTCTTATATAGAAAGAGTTAGTAGTTACCCAAGAAACATCGAAATAAGACACGTAAAAACTTACTTTGCAAATAAACCACCTTCAAACGCAGCTTTGGGCTCTATTACATTAGAAATGAGCAACTCTATGGTTTTACTACCAAAAGTTCCAATGAAACGTCGTTATTTCGACGAACGAGTTGGCTGGTTTACTCGCGGACAAATAGATTATGGTTTAAAGGCTCAAAAAAGTAAATCTGTTACTTTTTTAGATCGATGGAGATTAGAAGTAAAAGATGAAGATATTGAGAAATTTAAAAGAGGCGAATTAGTAGAACCTAAAAAACAGATTGTTTATTATGTAGATAGAGCAACCCCAAAAGAATGGGTGCCTTATATTAAACAAGGAATTAACGATTGGCAAGTTGCATTTGAAGCAGCAGGATTTAAAAATGCAATTATTGCTAAAGATCCTCCAAGTAAAGAAGAAGACCCAGATTGGTCTCCAGAAGACGTACGTTATTCTGTGGTGCGTTATTTAGCCTCACCTATTCCAAATGCAAACGGACCGCATGTTAGTGACCCACGTTCTGGAGAAATCTTAGAATCAGATATTAACTGGTATCACAACGTAATGTCTTTATTACACAACTGGTTCTTTATTCAAACTGCTGCAATTAATCCAGATGCAAGAAATAAGGAGTTTAAAACAGAAGTTATGGGACGTTTAATTCGTTTTGTTTCTGCTCATGAAGTTGGCCACACATTAGGCTTGCCACACAATATGGGTAGTTCTGTTGCATATCCTGTAGATTCTTTACGTTCTGCAACTTTTACTCAAAAATATGGTACTGCACCATCTATTATGGATTATGCTCGTTTTAATTACATAGCTCAACCAGAAGATAAGGGTGTTGCTTTAATGCCAAACATTGGTGTTTACGATAAGTACGCAATTGCTTGGGGTTACAAACCAATTTTAAATAAATCTGCTGAAGAGGAAAAAGAAATTTTAGATAGTTGGATTTTAAAGCATGCTGGAGATCCAATGTATCGATTTGGGCACCAGCAAGCAACTGGCGTTGTCGATCCAAGTTCTCAAACAGAAGATTTAGGAGACGATGCTGTAAAAGCTTCTATGTATGGAATTAAAAACTTGAAAAGAATTTTACCAAAATTAGAAGAATGGACCTCTGAAAAGGGAGAAAATTACGAAGAGTTATCTACAATGTACGGACAACTATTAGGTCAATTTAGTAGATACATGGGACATGTTTCTGCCAATATTGGCGGTGTTTACGAGTATTACAAAACTTCGAATCAAGAAGGAGCTGTTTATACTCATGTTCCTAAAGCAAAACAAAAAGAAGCTTTACAATTTGTTATTAACGAATTGTTTAAAACTCCAGAATGGATGCTAGATGAAAATATTTTTAGTAAAACTGAATTTTCTGGTTCTGTAGAAAGAGTTAGAAGTTTGCAAGCAAGAACTCTAAACAATATTTTAGATGCAGGAAGAATGGCTAGAATGATTGAAAACGAAACTTTAAATGGTTCGTCTAAGGCATATACTTTGGTAAATATGATGAGTGATCTTCGTAAAGGAGTTTGGAGTGAAATTTACTCTGGACGCTCTATAGATACCTACAGAAGAAATTTACAAAGAGCACATTTAGATAGGTTAAACTATTTATTAAATGAAGCAAAAAACCAAAGAGGTATAAATCGTGGATATTTTAAAATAAGCGGAATTACAATCAATCAATCTGATGTAAGACCTGTTGTTAGAGGAGAATTAAAACGTTTACAAAGAGATGCTAAAGCGGCTTCTAACAGAGGCAACACGCTTACTCGATACCACTTACAAGATGTTGTCGATAGAATTAAAACAATTTTAAATCCTAAATAA
- the metK gene encoding methionine adenosyltransferase: MSYLFTSESVSEGHPDKVADQISDALIDHFLAFDKNSKVACETMVTTGQVILAGEVKSKTYLDVQQIAREVINKIGYTKGEYMFDGNSCGVLSAIHEQSPDINQGVDRSLPEEQGAGDQGMMFGYATDETENYMPLALELSHRLLKELALLRRENKDITYLRPDAKSQVTIEYSDDNVPQRIDAIVISTQHDDFNESDAVMLEKIKKDIVEILIPRVVAKLPSHIQKLFTNDITYHINPTGVFVIGGPHGDTGLTGRKIIVDTYGGKGAHGGGAFSGKDPSKVDRSGAYATRHIAKNLVAAGLCKEVLVQVSYAIGVAKPTSINVETYGTATVDLTDGEISKKVEEIFDMRPYFIEQRLKLRTPIYSETAAYGHMGRTPEIKTVTFTNPMGETVSEEVETFTWEKLDYVDKIKEAFKV, encoded by the coding sequence ATGTCATATTTATTTACGTCAGAAAGTGTTTCTGAAGGACATCCAGACAAGGTTGCAGATCAAATTTCTGATGCTTTAATTGATCATTTTTTAGCATTCGACAAAAACAGTAAAGTTGCTTGTGAAACGATGGTTACCACTGGACAAGTTATTTTGGCTGGAGAGGTAAAATCTAAAACCTATTTAGATGTGCAACAAATTGCAAGAGAAGTTATTAATAAAATTGGTTACACTAAAGGCGAATATATGTTCGATGGAAATTCTTGTGGAGTTTTGTCTGCAATACACGAACAATCACCAGATATTAACCAAGGAGTTGATAGGTCTTTACCAGAAGAACAAGGTGCTGGAGACCAAGGAATGATGTTTGGTTATGCCACTGACGAGACCGAAAACTACATGCCTTTGGCCTTAGAATTGTCTCACAGACTGTTAAAAGAATTGGCGCTTTTAAGACGAGAAAATAAAGACATTACCTATTTAAGACCAGATGCTAAAAGCCAGGTTACTATCGAATATTCAGATGATAATGTTCCACAAAGAATAGATGCCATTGTAATTTCTACACAACACGACGATTTTAACGAATCTGATGCTGTAATGTTAGAAAAAATTAAAAAAGACATTGTTGAAATTTTAATTCCTAGAGTGGTTGCAAAGTTGCCAAGCCATATTCAAAAATTATTTACGAACGATATTACCTACCACATTAACCCAACTGGCGTTTTTGTAATTGGTGGACCTCATGGAGATACTGGTTTAACGGGACGTAAAATTATTGTAGATACCTATGGAGGAAAAGGAGCTCATGGTGGAGGCGCTTTTTCTGGAAAAGACCCAAGTAAAGTAGATCGATCTGGAGCTTATGCCACAAGACACATCGCAAAAAATTTAGTTGCAGCAGGCCTTTGTAAAGAAGTTTTAGTACAAGTTTCTTATGCGATTGGTGTAGCAAAACCCACAAGTATAAATGTAGAAACTTACGGAACTGCTACTGTAGATTTAACAGATGGAGAAATCAGTAAAAAAGTGGAAGAAATTTTTGATATGCGCCCTTATTTTATAGAGCAACGCTTAAAATTAAGAACCCCCATTTATTCGGAAACTGCTGCTTATGGCCATATGGGAAGAACCCCAGAAATTAAAACAGTAACATTTACAAACCCTATGGGAGAAACTGTTTCTGAAGAAGTAGAAACATTTACTTGGGAAAAGTTAGATTATGTAGATAAAATAAAAGAAGCTTTTAAGGTATAG
- a CDS encoding O-acetylhomoserine aminocarboxypropyltransferase/cysteine synthase family protein → MSVHKLATHALHAGHDVTANGGTRAVPIYQTSSYVFNNAEHAANLFSLKELGFIYTRLNNPTNQILQDRLAAVEGGIGAVVFASGTAAIATGLLTFLKAGDHIVASSSLYGGTYNLLNVTLPRLGIKTTFVDAYEPENFSKAVQENTRAFFVESLGNPKLDVLDLEAISAHAKKAEVPFIVDNTVATPVLLNPIKYGANIVIHSLTKYIGGQGTSLGGAIIDAGTFNWANGKFPEFTEPSAGYHGLKYYEALGAASYTFKLILEGLRDFGGALSPTNAFHIIQGLETLPVRIQKHSENALALAKWLEQQEEVAWVNYPGLESNKYKKLADKYLPKGQSGIVTFGPKKGFEAAKAITDKTKVFSLLANIGDTKSLIIHPASTTHQQLNAAAQESAGVSQDLIRLSVGIEDLEDLKADLKAAFSEI, encoded by the coding sequence ATGAGTGTACACAAATTAGCAACCCATGCGTTGCACGCAGGACATGATGTAACAGCCAATGGAGGTACAAGAGCTGTTCCAATTTACCAAACATCTTCGTATGTTTTTAACAATGCGGAACATGCTGCAAATCTTTTTTCGTTAAAAGAATTAGGTTTTATTTACACACGTTTAAACAACCCAACCAATCAAATTTTACAAGATCGTTTGGCGGCTGTAGAAGGCGGAATTGGAGCTGTAGTTTTTGCATCTGGAACTGCAGCAATTGCAACAGGTTTGTTAACATTTTTAAAAGCTGGAGACCACATTGTAGCATCCAGCAGTTTGTATGGAGGCACCTATAACTTATTAAATGTAACTTTACCAAGACTAGGTATTAAAACTACGTTTGTAGATGCTTATGAACCAGAAAATTTTAGTAAAGCCGTTCAAGAAAATACAAGAGCATTTTTTGTGGAATCTTTAGGAAACCCAAAATTAGATGTGTTGGATTTAGAAGCAATTTCAGCTCATGCAAAAAAAGCAGAAGTACCATTTATTGTTGATAATACTGTAGCAACTCCAGTTTTATTAAATCCGATTAAATATGGCGCAAACATTGTAATTCATTCTTTAACAAAATATATTGGCGGACAAGGAACTTCTTTAGGAGGTGCAATTATAGATGCTGGAACTTTTAATTGGGCGAATGGAAAATTTCCCGAATTTACAGAACCTTCTGCAGGTTATCATGGGTTAAAATACTACGAAGCTTTAGGGGCAGCATCCTATACTTTTAAATTAATTTTAGAAGGATTGCGTGATTTTGGTGGTGCTTTAAGCCCTACAAATGCGTTTCATATCATTCAAGGTTTAGAAACGTTACCAGTTCGAATTCAAAAGCATTCAGAAAATGCATTGGCTTTGGCAAAATGGTTAGAGCAACAAGAGGAAGTCGCTTGGGTAAATTATCCAGGTTTAGAGAGCAATAAATACAAGAAATTAGCAGATAAATACTTGCCAAAAGGACAAAGCGGAATTGTAACTTTTGGGCCGAAAAAAGGTTTTGAAGCCGCAAAAGCCATTACAGATAAAACCAAAGTATTTTCTTTGTTAGCAAATATTGGAGATACAAAATCGTTAATTATACATCCAGCAAGTACCACACATCAACAATTAAATGCAGCTGCACAAGAAAGCGCAGGAGTAAGTCAAGATTTAATTCGTTTGTCTGTTGGTATTGAAGATTTAGAAGATTTAAAAGCAGATTTAAAAGCGGCTTTTTCAGAAATATAA